A genomic segment from Alistipes senegalensis JC50 encodes:
- a CDS encoding aldo/keto reductase — translation MEKRKIDRREFLKLFGAGAAAATAGIYGCGKRGPGAAAAVGEVPTDRMTFRTTPATGDRVSLLGYGCMRWPLLETPAADGNPIDQEAVNELVDYAVAHGVNYFDTAPVYVQGFSEKSTGIALKRHPREKVFVATKMSNFSNFTRENSLAMYRRSMAELQVDYLDYYLLHSVGGGKGVETFNERFIDNGVLDFLLREREAGRIRNLGWSFHGDRKVFDHLLAMHDRGEAVWDFVQIQMNYVDWKHAGGRNVNADYLYGELEKRGIPAVIMEPLLGGRLSRLNDHLSERLKERRPTQSTASWAFRFAGSYPGVLTVLSGMTYMEHLQDNIRTYSPLEPCTDDELALLEDTAQVMLKYPTVPCTECQYCMPCPYGLDIPGIFAHYNRCVNEGNVPKDRQDPAYRKARRAFLVGYDRSVPKLRQASHCIGCDQCVSHCPQSIKIPQQLRRIDRFVEQLKRGTL, via the coding sequence ATGGAGAAGAGAAAGATAGACCGCCGCGAGTTTCTGAAACTCTTCGGTGCCGGGGCCGCCGCCGCGACCGCGGGGATTTACGGCTGCGGAAAGCGGGGCCCGGGGGCTGCCGCCGCTGTCGGTGAAGTCCCGACCGACCGGATGACTTTCCGGACGACGCCAGCGACCGGCGACCGGGTGTCGCTGCTGGGATACGGCTGCATGCGCTGGCCGCTGCTGGAGACGCCTGCGGCCGACGGGAATCCGATCGACCAAGAGGCCGTCAACGAGCTGGTCGATTATGCCGTTGCCCACGGGGTCAACTATTTCGATACGGCGCCCGTCTACGTGCAGGGCTTTTCCGAAAAATCCACGGGCATCGCCCTCAAACGCCATCCGCGCGAGAAGGTGTTCGTCGCCACGAAGATGTCCAATTTCTCGAATTTCACGCGCGAAAATTCGTTGGCCATGTACCGCCGGTCGATGGCCGAATTGCAGGTCGATTATCTGGACTACTACCTGCTGCACTCGGTGGGCGGCGGCAAAGGCGTGGAGACCTTCAACGAGCGGTTCATCGACAACGGCGTGCTCGACTTTCTTCTGCGCGAACGCGAGGCGGGGCGCATCCGCAACCTCGGGTGGTCGTTCCACGGCGACCGGAAGGTCTTCGACCATCTGCTGGCGATGCACGACCGGGGCGAGGCCGTGTGGGACTTCGTGCAGATACAGATGAACTACGTCGATTGGAAGCATGCCGGGGGCCGCAACGTCAATGCCGACTACCTGTACGGCGAGTTGGAGAAGCGCGGCATTCCGGCCGTGATCATGGAGCCGCTGCTGGGCGGCCGTCTCTCGCGGCTGAACGACCATCTGAGCGAACGGCTCAAAGAACGCCGTCCGACGCAGAGCACCGCTTCGTGGGCGTTCCGCTTCGCGGGGTCCTACCCCGGGGTGCTGACCGTGCTGAGCGGCATGACCTACATGGAGCATTTGCAGGACAATATCCGCACCTATTCGCCGCTCGAACCCTGCACCGACGACGAACTGGCGCTGCTGGAGGACACGGCGCAGGTGATGCTGAAATACCCCACCGTGCCCTGCACCGAGTGTCAGTACTGCATGCCCTGCCCCTACGGACTGGACATTCCGGGGATTTTCGCCCACTACAACCGCTGTGTGAACGAGGGCAACGTCCCGAAAGACCGGCAGGACCCTGCTTACCGGAAGGCCCGGCGGGCGTTTCTCGTCGGCTACGACCGTTCGGTGCCGAAGCTCCGGCAGGCGAGCCATTGCATCGGCTGCGACCAATGCGTGTCGCACTGCCCGCAGTCGATCAAAATCCCGCAGCAGCTGCGCCGCATCGACCGTTTCGTCGAGCAGCTCAAACGGGGAACTCTCTGA
- a CDS encoding efflux RND transporter periplasmic adaptor subunit, with protein sequence MKISRDKIRQQALLTGRRTLELGKEAGGRVRRFSKRTWIILGGAAVVAAGGLWWWLRPEPAKPVWPVVEVEPVQTDDIELYGEYVGRIRAQQFVEIRARVEGFLEKMMFEEGTYVRKGQPLFIIDPKLYRAHANKARAQLNKDKAMALKAERDLQRIRPLYEQNAASQLDLDNAIASYESATAAVAMSEADLTQTETALSYTTVSSPISGYISERSVDIGTLVGPNGKSLLATVVKSDTVRVDFSMTGLDYLKSRARNVNLGQKDSTRKWDPYITITLADNTQYPLRGLVDFADPQVDPETGTFSVRAEMANPDRILLPGQITKVRLLLDVREDATVVPTKSVVIEKGGAYVFVIRPDSIAERRMIELGPEVDNRVIVERGVVPGEKIVVEGFHKLTHGDKVDPVPAPAKSRVTETEASEK encoded by the coding sequence ATGAAAATATCCCGTGATAAAATCAGGCAGCAGGCACTCCTGACAGGACGCCGCACGCTGGAACTGGGCAAAGAGGCAGGCGGCAGGGTCCGCCGCTTTTCCAAACGCACCTGGATCATCCTCGGCGGAGCCGCCGTCGTGGCGGCCGGAGGGCTGTGGTGGTGGCTGCGTCCCGAGCCCGCAAAACCCGTCTGGCCGGTGGTCGAGGTCGAACCCGTCCAGACCGACGATATAGAACTTTACGGCGAATACGTCGGACGCATCCGCGCCCAGCAGTTCGTCGAAATCCGCGCCCGCGTCGAGGGCTTCCTCGAAAAGATGATGTTCGAAGAGGGCACCTATGTCCGCAAGGGACAGCCTCTGTTCATCATCGACCCCAAACTCTATCGGGCGCACGCCAACAAGGCCCGGGCCCAGCTGAACAAGGACAAGGCCATGGCCCTCAAAGCCGAGCGCGACTTGCAGCGCATCCGTCCGCTCTACGAGCAGAACGCCGCGAGCCAACTGGACCTCGACAACGCCATCGCTTCCTACGAAAGCGCCACGGCGGCCGTGGCGATGAGCGAGGCCGACCTCACGCAGACCGAAACGGCCCTGAGCTACACCACCGTCAGTTCGCCGATCTCGGGCTACATCTCCGAGCGCAGCGTGGACATCGGGACGCTCGTGGGTCCCAACGGCAAATCGCTGCTGGCGACGGTGGTCAAGAGCGACACCGTGCGCGTGGATTTCAGCATGACGGGTCTCGACTACCTCAAAAGCAGGGCCCGCAACGTCAACCTGGGCCAGAAAGACTCCACACGCAAGTGGGACCCCTACATCACCATCACGCTGGCCGACAACACGCAGTATCCGCTGCGCGGGCTCGTGGACTTCGCCGATCCGCAGGTAGATCCCGAAACGGGAACCTTCTCCGTGCGGGCCGAGATGGCCAACCCCGACCGCATCCTGCTTCCGGGGCAGATCACCAAGGTGCGCCTGCTGCTGGACGTACGCGAAGACGCCACGGTCGTTCCGACCAAATCCGTCGTCATCGAGAAGGGCGGCGCCTATGTCTTCGTCATACGGCCCGACAGCATCGCCGAGCGCCGCATGATCGAACTCGGCCCCGAGGTCGATAACCGGGTGATCGTCGAACGGGGCGTCGTTCCCGGCGAGAAGATCGTCGTGGAGGGCTTCCACAAGCTCACCCACGGCGACAAGGTGGACCCCGTGCCGGCCCCTGCAAAGAGTCGCGTAACCGAGACGGAGGCGTCTGAAAAATAG
- a CDS encoding efflux transporter outer membrane subunit has protein sequence MKRSTLYIFGALLLTLAGGCSVQKKCPAPELNLPAEIVAGRTDSLTIGDMAWWEVYTDTTLCRLIGRTLDRNRNMQSAEARIRQLEELYRVSKAARLPSLGGLVLADNETNDYYGEAHKSDAEFSVKATLSWEADLWGNLRWAKRKGAAEYLASVEAARAMQMTLVAEVATAYFELTALDHELDVVRRTVETREESMRQARLRFEGGLTSETAYQQAKVELASASALIPDLELKIAQKENQISVLAGGYPARVSRSKMNLNVTMPDSLAIGVPSTLLQRRPDVRQAEQNLKAAMAAAGMAYADRFPRLTISLTGGLENDALKGLIESPFSYAVGNLTAPLFAFGSKRAKYRAALAAYDQARLAYEQKVLEVFREVNDAVVAYRNMRRTAELKFNLKEAARQYVVLAKLQYINGVIRYIDVLDAQRKFFDAQVEESKAVRNEHLALVGLYKALGGGWDTPEHEKKG, from the coding sequence ATGAAACGAAGCACTTTATATATCTTCGGAGCCCTGCTGCTGACTCTGGCGGGAGGCTGCTCCGTGCAGAAGAAATGCCCGGCCCCGGAACTGAACCTCCCCGCCGAGATCGTCGCCGGACGCACCGATTCGCTGACCATCGGCGACATGGCCTGGTGGGAGGTCTACACCGATACGACGCTCTGCCGGCTGATCGGCCGCACGCTCGACCGCAACCGCAACATGCAGTCCGCCGAAGCGCGCATCCGCCAGCTGGAGGAGCTCTACCGGGTGAGCAAGGCGGCCCGGCTGCCGTCGCTCGGAGGGTTGGTGCTCGCCGACAACGAGACCAACGACTATTACGGCGAGGCCCACAAGAGCGACGCCGAATTCAGCGTCAAGGCGACCCTGAGCTGGGAAGCCGACCTGTGGGGCAACCTGCGGTGGGCCAAACGCAAGGGCGCGGCGGAATACCTCGCCTCGGTCGAGGCGGCCCGGGCCATGCAAATGACGCTCGTCGCCGAAGTGGCCACGGCCTATTTCGAGCTGACGGCGCTGGATCACGAACTGGACGTGGTGCGCCGCACGGTGGAGACCCGCGAGGAGAGCATGCGGCAGGCCCGGCTGCGTTTCGAAGGCGGCCTGACCTCCGAGACAGCCTACCAGCAGGCGAAAGTCGAGCTGGCGAGCGCCTCGGCGCTGATTCCCGACCTCGAACTGAAAATCGCCCAAAAGGAAAATCAGATCTCGGTGCTCGCGGGAGGCTATCCCGCCCGCGTGTCGCGCAGCAAGATGAACCTGAATGTCACGATGCCCGACTCGCTGGCCATAGGAGTGCCCTCGACGCTGTTGCAGCGCCGTCCCGACGTGCGGCAGGCCGAGCAGAATCTGAAAGCCGCAATGGCCGCAGCCGGCATGGCCTATGCCGACCGGTTCCCGCGGCTGACGATCTCGCTGACGGGAGGGCTCGAAAACGACGCCCTCAAAGGACTCATCGAATCCCCGTTCTCCTATGCCGTCGGCAACCTCACGGCGCCGCTGTTCGCCTTCGGATCGAAACGGGCGAAATACCGCGCGGCGCTGGCGGCCTACGACCAGGCGCGGCTAGCTTACGAACAGAAGGTGCTGGAGGTCTTCCGGGAGGTTAACGACGCCGTGGTCGCCTATCGCAACATGCGCAGGACCGCCGAACTGAAATTCAACCTCAAAGAGGCGGCCCGGCAGTATGTCGTGCTGGCCAAGTTGCAGTACATAAACGGGGTGATCCGCTACATCGACGTACTCGACGCCCAGCGGAAATTCTTCGACGCGCAGGTCGAGGAGAGCAAGGCCGTGCGCAACGAACATCTGGCGCTGGTCGGGCTCTACAAGGCCCTCGGCGGCGGATGGGATACCCCGGAGCACGAAAAGAAAGGCTGA
- a CDS encoding Crp/Fnr family transcriptional regulator — protein sequence MEAFIEKFSRKYNLPPEECRRLVERMERRTFRKGECVVREGERNSDFYVVSRGIWLGRYCNDGADVSVWFAGEGEALFSTWGYVGNAPSQITIEAMCDAELYGIAKADLEEFFASSVGAANFGRRLFEEQFMALENWILSGGAPRAEERYRTLMAESPELLQVVPLKHIASYLWITPQSLSRIRAKLGKKKG from the coding sequence ATGGAGGCTTTTATCGAAAAATTCAGCCGGAAATACAACCTTCCCCCTGAGGAGTGCCGGCGGCTCGTGGAACGGATGGAGCGACGGACTTTCCGGAAGGGCGAATGTGTGGTCCGCGAGGGCGAACGCAATTCCGATTTCTACGTCGTGAGCCGCGGCATCTGGCTGGGCCGCTACTGCAACGACGGCGCAGATGTTTCGGTGTGGTTCGCCGGCGAGGGCGAGGCGCTCTTTTCGACGTGGGGATATGTCGGCAACGCTCCTTCGCAGATCACCATCGAGGCGATGTGCGACGCCGAGCTGTACGGCATCGCCAAAGCCGATCTGGAGGAGTTTTTCGCCTCGTCGGTCGGGGCGGCCAATTTCGGACGGCGGCTCTTCGAGGAGCAGTTTATGGCGCTTGAAAACTGGATTCTTTCGGGTGGGGCCCCGCGGGCCGAGGAGCGTTACCGGACGCTGATGGCCGAGAGCCCTGAACTGTTGCAGGTCGTGCCGTTGAAACACATCGCCTCCTACCTCTGGATCACGCCGCAGTCGCTGAGCCGCATCCGGGCCAAACTGGGGAAGAAAAAAGGCTGA
- a CDS encoding 4Fe-4S binding protein translates to MLRKIRIVAAVLFFLLITLLFLDFTGTLHAWFGWMAKIQFLPALLAVNVGVVLALVALTLLFGRVYCSVICPLGVMQDIVSWFAGRRKKHRYRFSYSPALTWLRWTMLAVFVAAMLAGVGWLIAPYSAYGRIASNLFAPIYAWGNNGLAWIAERMDSYAFYSVEVWMKSLGMFLIAVVTFAGLSFLAWRSGRTWCNTVCPVGTLLGVLSRRSLFRPRFDVLKCNGCKLCARSCKASCIDPANHTIDYSRCVACMDCLESCHQGAITYTLRRPERPSASPAGEPRTDASRRRFFGVLGLFAYTALRAQEKKVDGGLAVIEEKKIPDRAVPILPPGAQNLRRFTTHCTSCQLCVSACPNQVLRPSGRLSMLMKPEMSYERGYCRPECARCAEVCPTDAIRLADLAEKSATQIGHAVWIAENCVVNTDGVHCNNCSRHCPAGAIKMVPRDPGDPQSPRIPAVLEERCIGCGACENLCPARPFSAIYVEGHQRQRII, encoded by the coding sequence ATGCTGCGAAAAATCCGGATCGTTGCGGCGGTCCTCTTCTTTCTGCTGATTACCCTGCTGTTCCTCGACTTTACGGGGACGCTCCATGCGTGGTTCGGGTGGATGGCGAAAATCCAGTTCCTGCCCGCCCTGCTGGCCGTGAACGTCGGCGTGGTGCTGGCGCTCGTGGCGCTGACCCTGCTTTTCGGACGGGTCTATTGTTCGGTCATCTGCCCGCTGGGGGTGATGCAGGACATCGTGTCGTGGTTCGCGGGGCGGCGTAAAAAGCACCGCTACCGCTTCAGCTACTCCCCCGCGCTCACGTGGCTGCGCTGGACGATGCTGGCGGTGTTCGTCGCGGCGATGCTGGCGGGCGTCGGCTGGCTGATCGCTCCGTACAGCGCCTACGGCCGGATCGCATCGAATCTTTTCGCACCGATCTATGCGTGGGGCAACAACGGGCTGGCCTGGATCGCCGAGCGGATGGACAGCTACGCTTTCTATTCGGTGGAGGTGTGGATGAAGAGCCTCGGGATGTTCCTCATCGCCGTCGTGACGTTCGCGGGGCTCTCCTTCCTCGCCTGGCGCAGCGGACGCACGTGGTGCAATACGGTCTGTCCGGTGGGAACGCTGCTGGGCGTGTTGTCCCGCCGCTCGCTGTTCCGGCCGCGTTTCGACGTGTTGAAATGCAACGGCTGCAAACTCTGCGCCCGCAGCTGCAAGGCGTCGTGCATCGACCCGGCGAACCATACGATTGATTACAGCCGCTGCGTGGCTTGCATGGACTGTCTCGAATCCTGTCATCAGGGAGCCATCACCTATACCTTGCGGCGGCCGGAACGGCCGTCGGCTTCCCCTGCCGGGGAACCTCGGACCGACGCTTCGCGGCGCCGGTTCTTCGGCGTGCTGGGGCTCTTCGCCTATACCGCCCTGCGTGCGCAGGAGAAAAAGGTCGATGGCGGACTGGCCGTGATTGAGGAGAAGAAGATCCCGGACCGTGCCGTGCCGATCCTGCCTCCGGGAGCGCAGAATCTGCGCCGCTTCACGACGCATTGCACCTCGTGCCAGTTGTGCGTGTCGGCCTGCCCGAATCAGGTGCTGCGTCCTTCGGGGCGGCTGTCGATGCTGATGAAGCCCGAGATGTCGTATGAGCGCGGCTATTGCCGTCCGGAGTGCGCCCGCTGCGCCGAAGTGTGCCCCACGGACGCCATCCGCCTCGCGGACCTCGCGGAGAAGTCGGCGACGCAGATAGGCCATGCGGTGTGGATCGCCGAAAACTGCGTGGTCAACACCGACGGCGTGCACTGCAACAACTGCTCCCGCCATTGTCCCGCGGGGGCGATCAAGATGGTGCCCCGCGACCCCGGCGATCCGCAGTCGCCGCGCATTCCGGCCGTGCTCGAAGAGCGTTGCATCGGCTGCGGAGCCTGCGAGAACCTCTGCCCGGCGCGTCCGTTCAGCGCAATCTATGTCGAAGGCCACCAACGTCAGCGAATCATCTAA
- a CDS encoding efflux RND transporter permease subunit, producing the protein MKSDFFIDRPVFSTVLSIIIVIVGLLGLVLLPVDQYPRIVPPVVKVSASYPGASAQTVTQAVATPIEQELNGTPGMLYMESTSSNSGGFSATVTFDIDTDADLAAVEIQNRVKQAEARLPAEVIQNGISVEKQASSRLMTITLLSNDPKFDEIYLSNYATLNVLDMLRRVKGVGSVSNVGSRYYAMQIWVQPDRLANLGLTVQDLQKVLKDQNRESAAGVLGQQPITDLDVTIPITARGRLSSVREFEEIVIRANPDGSLIRLRDVARISLEASSYSTESGINGGNAAVMNINMLPGANAMEVAHSVRETMEEISRSFPEGISYKIPFDMTSYISQSIKEVYHTLFEALLLVILVVFLSLQNWRATLIPTIAVPISLIGTFGVMLAFGFSLNMMTLLGLILAIGIVVDDAIVVVEAVERTMDEEGLSPYEATKKAMSGLGSAIVATSLVLCAVFVPVSFLSGITGQLYRQFTITIAVSVLISTFVALTLSPALCALILRPDPGKKKNRLFRRINIWLANGTKFYERMIRGGVHHSKRMLALFGLTLAALWALNRIVPQSFMPQEDQGYFTVELELPEGATLERTRRVTDRAMEYLMSLEEVEYVLNVTGSSPRVGTNQSRSQLTVILKPWEERKNSDIRRLMNDIREEMRRYPESKVYLSTPPVIPGLGASGGFEMVLEARGNASYGDLQRAVDTLLHYASKRKELTGLSSSMQSDIPQLYFDVDRDKAQMLGVPMADIFSTMKTFTGSVYVNDFNMFNRIYRVYIQAEAPYRAQRENLGLFFVRGADKAMIPITALGTTSYTTGPGTIRRFNMFNAATVSGEAAQGYSSGQAMAILEQIARRHLPQSIGVEWSGLSYQEKHVSGQTGYVLALAFLFVFLFLAAQYESWLIPVAVILSLPIAGIGAYLGNWACGLENNIYFQIGLVMLVGLVAKNAILIVEFAKDEVEKGRDILTAVILAARLRFRPIVMTSLAFILGMLPLVFASGPGSASRQGIGTGVFFGMLVAITVGIVFVPLFFVWVYKLKEKWSTR; encoded by the coding sequence ATGAAATCGGATTTCTTTATCGACCGGCCCGTATTCTCGACCGTTCTCTCCATCATCATCGTCATCGTCGGCCTGCTGGGACTGGTATTGCTGCCCGTGGACCAGTATCCGCGCATCGTGCCCCCGGTGGTGAAGGTTTCGGCATCGTATCCCGGCGCCAGCGCCCAGACCGTGACTCAGGCCGTCGCCACGCCCATCGAACAGGAACTCAACGGAACGCCCGGCATGCTCTACATGGAATCGACGAGCAGCAACTCGGGCGGTTTCTCCGCCACCGTCACGTTCGACATCGACACGGACGCCGACCTGGCGGCCGTCGAGATTCAGAACCGCGTGAAGCAGGCCGAGGCGCGTCTTCCGGCCGAAGTCATCCAGAACGGCATTTCGGTCGAGAAGCAGGCTTCGAGCCGCCTGATGACCATCACGCTGCTGTCGAACGACCCCAAGTTCGACGAGATATACCTTTCGAACTACGCCACGCTCAACGTGCTGGACATGCTGCGCCGCGTGAAGGGGGTCGGCAGCGTCTCGAACGTCGGCAGCCGCTACTACGCCATGCAGATCTGGGTGCAGCCCGACCGGCTGGCCAACCTCGGACTGACGGTCCAGGACCTGCAAAAGGTACTCAAAGACCAGAACCGCGAATCGGCGGCGGGCGTACTGGGCCAGCAGCCCATCACGGACCTCGATGTCACGATCCCGATCACCGCCCGCGGACGCCTTTCGTCGGTCCGCGAGTTCGAGGAGATCGTCATCCGCGCCAACCCCGACGGATCGCTCATCCGCCTCAGGGACGTGGCCCGCATCTCGCTCGAAGCCTCGTCGTACAGCACCGAGAGCGGCATCAACGGCGGCAATGCGGCCGTGATGAATATCAACATGCTGCCGGGCGCCAACGCCATGGAGGTGGCGCACTCGGTGCGCGAGACGATGGAGGAGATCAGCCGCAGCTTCCCCGAGGGCATCTCCTACAAGATTCCGTTCGACATGACCTCCTACATCTCGCAGTCGATCAAGGAGGTCTACCACACATTGTTCGAAGCCTTGCTGCTGGTGATCCTCGTGGTCTTCCTCTCGCTGCAAAACTGGCGCGCGACGCTCATCCCGACGATAGCCGTGCCGATCTCGCTGATCGGTACGTTCGGCGTGATGCTGGCCTTCGGATTCTCGCTCAACATGATGACCCTGCTGGGACTTATCCTCGCCATCGGCATCGTCGTGGACGACGCCATCGTGGTCGTCGAAGCCGTGGAACGCACGATGGACGAAGAGGGGCTCTCCCCGTACGAAGCCACGAAGAAAGCCATGAGCGGACTGGGCAGCGCCATCGTCGCCACGTCGCTGGTGCTGTGCGCCGTGTTCGTTCCCGTGAGCTTCCTCTCGGGCATCACCGGCCAGCTCTACCGCCAGTTCACCATCACCATCGCCGTTTCGGTGCTGATCTCGACGTTCGTGGCCCTGACGCTTTCGCCGGCCCTCTGCGCCCTGATCCTGCGCCCCGATCCGGGCAAAAAGAAAAACCGTCTTTTCCGCCGCATCAACATCTGGCTGGCCAACGGAACGAAGTTCTACGAACGGATGATCCGCGGCGGCGTGCACCATTCGAAACGCATGCTGGCGCTCTTCGGGCTGACGCTCGCGGCGCTGTGGGCGCTCAACCGGATCGTTCCCCAGAGCTTCATGCCGCAGGAGGACCAAGGCTATTTCACCGTCGAACTGGAACTTCCGGAAGGGGCCACGCTCGAACGTACGCGCCGCGTGACGGACCGCGCTATGGAGTACCTGATGTCGCTCGAAGAGGTGGAATACGTGCTCAACGTCACCGGATCGAGCCCCCGCGTGGGCACCAACCAGTCGCGCAGCCAGCTGACGGTGATCCTCAAACCGTGGGAGGAGCGCAAAAATTCGGACATCCGCCGGCTGATGAACGACATCCGCGAGGAGATGCGCCGTTATCCCGAAAGCAAGGTCTACCTCTCGACGCCGCCCGTCATTCCGGGACTGGGCGCCTCGGGCGGTTTCGAAATGGTGCTCGAAGCCCGCGGCAACGCCTCGTACGGCGACCTCCAGCGGGCCGTGGACACGCTGCTGCACTACGCTTCGAAGCGCAAGGAGCTGACGGGCCTCTCGTCGTCGATGCAGAGCGACATCCCGCAGCTCTATTTCGACGTGGACCGCGACAAGGCCCAGATGCTCGGCGTTCCGATGGCCGACATCTTCTCGACGATGAAGACCTTCACCGGATCGGTCTACGTCAACGACTTCAACATGTTCAACCGCATCTACCGCGTCTACATCCAGGCCGAAGCCCCGTACCGGGCCCAGCGGGAGAATTTGGGTCTCTTCTTCGTGCGGGGCGCCGACAAGGCGATGATCCCCATCACGGCCCTCGGTACGACCTCCTACACCACGGGACCGGGCACCATCCGGCGTTTCAACATGTTCAACGCGGCGACCGTCTCGGGCGAGGCGGCTCAGGGATACAGCTCGGGGCAGGCTATGGCCATCCTCGAACAGATCGCCCGCCGCCACCTGCCGCAGTCGATCGGCGTCGAGTGGAGCGGCCTTTCCTATCAGGAAAAACACGTCAGCGGCCAGACCGGGTACGTGCTGGCGCTGGCTTTCCTCTTCGTCTTCCTGTTCCTCGCGGCGCAGTACGAAAGCTGGCTGATCCCCGTGGCGGTGATCCTCTCGCTGCCGATCGCAGGCATCGGCGCCTATCTGGGCAACTGGGCCTGCGGGCTGGAGAACAACATCTACTTCCAGATCGGACTGGTGATGCTGGTGGGGCTGGTGGCCAAGAACGCCATCCTGATCGTCGAGTTCGCCAAGGATGAAGTCGAAAAGGGCCGCGACATCCTCACGGCCGTCATTCTGGCCGCACGCCTGCGCTTCCGGCCCATCGTCATGACTTCGCTGGCCTTCATCCTCGGCATGCTGCCGCTGGTCTTCGCCAGCGGTCCCGGATCGGCCAGCCGGCAGGGCATCGGCACGGGCGTCTTCTTCGGCATGCTGGTGGCCATCACCGTCGGCATCGTCTTCGTGCCGTTGTTCTTCGTCTGGGTGTATAAACTGAAGGAAAAATGGAGTACGCGATGA
- a CDS encoding MATE family efflux transporter, whose translation MKDSIDFGSMDISKLFRKLLIPTVLGMIFSAVFVITDGIFVGRGIGSDALAAVNITAPLFLISTGVGLMFGVGASVVASIHLSQGKVKVARINVTQAVVVSSLLLATYSFLITWYAPAVARLLGSSDRLLPLAVEYMHWFAPFLPFSALLSSGMFFIRLDGSPNYAMLCNAVPAVINIALDYVFIFIFGWGMTGAALATSLGYIVGAGMILVYLSGRRRVVRFCRVKLSRKSMRLTLRNVEYMCRLGLSTFLCEGAIATMMFAGNYVFIRYLGEDGVAAFSIACYFFPIIFMVYNAIGQSAQPILSYNFGAGNDARVRKAFRLALMTALTAGLGFFGVTALFSREIVAMFIDSAYPAYDIAVRGLPLFASGFVFFAVNIVAISYFQSVERARPAMLVTLLRGFVFMVLCFFGLPLLLDVEGIWLAVPLAEVLTFGVVMAIYYRTRLKSRF comes from the coding sequence ATGAAAGACAGTATTGATTTCGGCAGCATGGACATTTCGAAATTGTTCCGCAAACTGCTGATTCCTACCGTGCTGGGGATGATTTTCTCGGCCGTGTTCGTCATCACGGACGGGATTTTCGTGGGCCGCGGCATCGGCAGCGACGCTCTGGCCGCGGTTAACATCACCGCCCCGCTGTTCCTCATCAGCACAGGCGTCGGACTGATGTTCGGCGTCGGGGCCTCGGTCGTGGCCTCGATCCACCTCTCGCAGGGGAAAGTCAAGGTCGCGCGTATCAACGTGACGCAGGCCGTGGTGGTTTCGTCGCTGCTGCTGGCGACATACAGCTTCCTCATTACCTGGTACGCTCCCGCAGTTGCCCGGTTGCTGGGCAGCTCGGACCGCCTGCTGCCGCTGGCCGTGGAGTACATGCACTGGTTCGCGCCTTTCCTGCCTTTCAGCGCCCTGCTCAGCTCGGGGATGTTCTTCATCCGCCTCGACGGGTCGCCCAATTACGCTATGCTTTGCAACGCCGTTCCGGCGGTCATCAATATCGCGCTGGACTACGTGTTCATCTTCATCTTCGGCTGGGGAATGACGGGCGCCGCGCTGGCCACGAGCCTGGGCTATATCGTGGGTGCGGGGATGATCCTCGTCTATCTGAGCGGCCGCCGGCGGGTCGTGCGTTTCTGCCGTGTGAAACTGAGCCGCAAAAGCATGCGCCTGACCTTGCGCAATGTGGAGTACATGTGCCGGCTGGGGCTCTCGACCTTCCTGTGCGAAGGAGCCATTGCGACGATGATGTTCGCCGGGAACTACGTCTTTATCCGCTATCTGGGCGAGGACGGCGTGGCGGCGTTCAGCATCGCCTGCTATTTCTTTCCGATTATCTTCATGGTCTACAATGCCATCGGCCAGTCGGCACAGCCGATCTTGAGCTACAATTTCGGCGCGGGCAACGACGCACGTGTGCGCAAGGCGTTCCGGCTGGCGCTGATGACGGCCCTGACGGCCGGACTGGGTTTCTTCGGCGTGACGGCGCTTTTCAGCCGCGAAATCGTGGCCATGTTCATCGACAGCGCCTACCCTGCTTACGACATCGCCGTCCGGGGGCTTCCGCTGTTCGCGTCGGGATTCGTCTTTTTTGCCGTGAACATCGTGGCGATCAGTTATTTCCAGAGCGTCGAGCGGGCGCGTCCGGCCATGTTGGTCACCCTCCTGCGCGGATTCGTCTTCATGGTGCTCTGCTTCTTCGGACTGCCCCTGTTGCTGGATGTCGAGGGCATCTGGCTGGCCGTGCCGCTGGCCGAGGTGCTTACCTTCGGGGTCGTCATGGCGATCTACTATCGGACCCGCTTGAAAAGCAGGTTTTAG